In the genome of Juglans microcarpa x Juglans regia isolate MS1-56 chromosome 6S, Jm3101_v1.0, whole genome shotgun sequence, the window CGTGATTCGACATAGTGCCTACGTCCTTTTGGAAggcaaatccactataatataggtattttacaatctctcatttctttctgtaCAATGGAGGTCGGagacatattttttaaagaatatcaTATCCTAAAGCTCTCGTTATGAGGTTGAAGATAGTGCTCAATGTTCTCATCCTCCCTCCAGTCTCATCTCTCAAATCCATTTTTATTAGTAGGAccaactttttttattagtaagacctactttttttttataaaaaaacttgtataatgcttgtctatttgagacttgagTCGTGTTACATACAGTTCTCATTAGAGACATACGTGTACATGAAGAGGGTGTTTAAGtaattttcctataattttgTTCAAATGTCAAAATACCCCTCACTTCATCTTCCTTCCTATGGGTAGAACAACTCTCTCATTCTTATCTCTCTTCCAGACCAGAAGACAGGTCCAGAGTAAAACTCCAATGCCGTCGGTCACTTTCCTAGCTTCGTTCGGCATAGTGGACACCATCTTCTCCTTCACTAGCCGCCGACCACGTAAGAATcgacatgttatcaaaaatttcGATCGTTATTTTCTCAAAAGGTTACAAATATTACCCGAAAAGGAAAAACTTCAAGTAATACCATGCATTTTACTGCTCATGAATTCCACTCCACATCATAATTTTCTCAAGTGGGTAAAAATGTTTGCCAACGAAAAGCGAAAACCTCAAGGCATATCACAACTTTCCACCATAACGATAAGAATAAAGACCACAAAATCACAGTCAATTAAAAcccaaaagaaaggaaaaagaaaacatgaacCAGGTGTTATAACTCTGTACATATTTAaacgaaaaatgaaaaaataatatacaagagataaaataaagaaagagagagacccTGGAGCAAGGAAAGACAACCATGGCAGTGGAGGCTTTGAAAATCATCTGCATAGAGATAAGAGACAGAGTGTGCGTACGCGTGGATGGATTGACACTTTTTGTAGTTGGTACTCAGCATGTGAGGGGGAGAGCTTCGTTTTTGAGATGAATGAATTATATGCTTAAATGAAACGAACCGTTTCGTTTCGCGCGCACAAAGGCCGCAAAGGACTGCAtctaaaataattcttttgttaCCCAGCACGATTACTCAcattaatattgttttcatAACTTTCCTCGTAGGGGTGACTCAAGAATTGGTCGTAAACAGTGGGAAAGTACAATGTCTTATATCGTCTCGGTCTGCATGTCCAACGCCAATCGAGAAGTTTCTTcgccattattattatttattagttttccAGATCTTTGGGCGGCCCGGGGGGGGGCCTGCGTTTACAAAGAACACGAGGGTTCATAATGTTCTGTTTATAACGTTGTCTTCATCCGTAGGGACATGGACACCCTTTGTCCATGGGTGGACTTGTATACTTAATAATTCAATATTCATCATCTgttcatattcatattcatcATCTGTTCACGATAAACAAGGAAGAATGGAGAATAAGCAGCCGGTCAACTACGTTAGTTTTGATCGGTAATCTCGTGTTCCCTTGTCCAtgaatttttaatgaagttgtcAACTTTTTCCAGTAGTTTTGATCACTTGGGAAGTTAAGCAAAAACCATCGACTATTATCATTCAAGTATTATACGCCCTTATTCAATGGCTAGCTCAACCACTGGAACGACAAGAAATGGGTAGGTCATTGCCTATGAATTAATCGTATTAAATTTATCATCGTCTTTCTGCACATGTCAAATTAATCCAAAAAGATACCCACAACAACAAAATCATGACAATGAAAATCTAGACcttagaaaacaaaacaaagctgTAGCTAACCCGCTAGCAGCAAACTTTTACCGCTTTTACAGAGAGCTGGGAAAAGGTCACCGGGGGTCCAATGATATGGGGACTCAGGCTGGCAGCCATTGGCATAGTCATACTTGGAGATCAGTAGGGTCCAGTCCAAGCCATGTTTTTGTACTGAATTTAGAGGCGTTCAGGCTTTTTAGTTAAAGTTGCACAAGGGTTCGGTCCAATTTAAAATTGCGAAAAAGTTTGATTCTGATGTTTCATAACATACGGGCACACAAAACTTGGTCTTACATCATCTTCTATTTcctctaattattataattttttaaaattttttttttatataaaatataataaataattcaatttttttaaattttaaaataataataatattataaattaatattataataatattttatttaacttttacttttcatctaaaattatcttctCTGCTTAAAAACTAACAGAGAGAATTGTCACCTCTGCTTTAAATGAGAGCCAACCTCCCCCCACTCGCTTCTGCTCTCACCACCTTACAGGGTATAACAGTAAGTAACTCCAACTCTATTGCAGACTGCAGTAGAGTGCCTGCTCTTTACCCACTCTTGCATTCCTCACATGCTGCACTATCTCACATGCAGTCATCTCCTTCCCCATGTTCTGTTTTCCCTCTTCTCTGTCTCTTTATCTGAAGAATGACCATTTGTTGTCCATTTCTTATATTCCCCACCATATTTACCCGacctttttcattctttttgtttCGTGAAAGAAATGGTAAACTAGATTATCTTTAGATTTGAAACTTCTGGTCCTCTCTTGGagccatttttaaaaaataaataacacaattaTTTACTTTTCTTGGTACTTTGTCAGGTTGATGTAAGTTCTATTCCTCACTGGCTTGAATTTCTCCTACGAGAGAAGTTCTTTTACCCGTGTGTAATTCACGAGTTTGCAAAGAAGAACGAGAAGAACATATTTTGCTTGGACTGTTGCACCAGCATATGCCCACACTGCATGCTCTCTCACAGCTCTCACCGTCTCTTACAGGTCGATACCAAAATCTAAACAtcatacgtttttttttttataagtaaaatccAAACATCATACGTATATAGATTCCTCATTTATACGCAAAATTAGTACAAATTTGCACCACCTCTTGCTTCCATATCATcatctttatcatttttttgttgATCTTAGATACGGAGGTATGTTTATAACAGTGTTATAAGGTTGAGTGATGCTCAACAATTGATGGACTGTTCCCTTGTCCAAGTAAGTATGAACTCTAAATATAACAAATGGTACAAATTATCACacactctgtttttctttttcctttctcgcTGAGACATGTTAGTTCTGGGTTTCTCGAATTGAACAGTCATACACAACAAACAGTGCAAAAGTCGTATTTTTAAACCAAAGGCCAATATTATCCCGCCCCTTCAGAGGCTCGGGCAAGTTTTGCATCACATGCGATCGTAGGCTCCAAGACCCATACATCTTCTGCTCTGTTTCCTGCAAGGTCCATTTCCTCActcaaaaactcaatttttattatttgggtcaaccttatatatattttccccaACCTTTTGATCCGTATCATGTTACAGGTTCATCACCAACAAGTGGTCAACAACGGTGAAGACTGTCATGAACTCGTGCAAATAGCATTGCCAGAGTACAGAGCGAGAAGTGAGTGCGTTTCAGAGATTGAAGAACACGGCCAAATGACCCATGATTCGGCCGTTGAAGAAGAAGCGCGGTCAACGAGTGCAAGTTCAAGTAGTAGCAGTGGTGGTGTCAGTGCAGCGAGTTGCAAAACAGTAGCTTGTAGGGAGCTCGTGAAAAATAAACGCTGCAACTTGAAGTCGGTGAACCAGGATTCCGACAGACCTAGATGCTCGCCTTCGAAGAAGATTTCCGTGGCTTCGAACCGGCGAAAGGGTGTGCCTCGCCGTTCACCGTGGAATTGAATGTTATGGAAGAATAGGGACAGGAACATTGACCTTCCAAATCTTGAGGGCAGAGCGATAAATATAATTGTCCTCTTTAGTTGCCGGGCTAATGAATTCATTTTTACTGTTGTTATTATTCGAAGTGTTTGTCGGAACCCACCACTTAtcttttatcatattttctaataaaaaagcATTTTGAAGTACGTAATTAATGATACCTTTACAGTATgttattaatgttttattatttagttatttttttttatcttttttgaatttagattaaaaatttcagaagaCAAacttcttgcataatttaaaaaaaaaaaaaaattcaatcaaccaacataattatgtaatttaactaaaataaattcaattttattaaaagtgactcaaaaaataaaagaatgtcaatttttataaaattaaatttatttttaattaatttacatagttatattagttgattaaatttattcttttagatCATGCAAAAAGGTCATTTCTTCATTTTactagataataaaataatagtaaagaaaatgcattattcttaagaaaaaagaaagtacgTCTATCGagtttcttttaatatttttttaatctctttaaatattctttaaaaatattcataatattattaaaaatattagttgattaaatttattctcTTCTAGATCATACAAGAAGGTCATTTCTTCATTTTactagataataaaataatagtaaagaaaatgcattattcttaagaaaataatgcattttcTTAAGAATGCATGATCTTGGACGAGTAGCTTTTTCCATGTACTTGGACGAGTCCTAGAAATACTACTGAAAGAACAGTGTTTGCTTTTCCTTTCTGGTTCTACGTACACTTCTTGTTCCTTATTTTCTAcccaaaaataacattttaccTTTAATTCTCAAATTCTTTGTAATTGGATGACGAAAAGTTCAAGTTCACCAATAATttagcaaaaaataaaagaataaataagagGAACTCCATGGAAACATGACCGTGTTGAATACCTATTTATCCCATAGATTATTAGTAGGCGGACAATGAATCGTATTTAATGTAATAACTAAAGGAGTAAATATTTCAGtctgttgtttttttttgtatttgtaacGCTCCTTAGATATAATAAAGAGAGGGAGATTTTAAGGGAgctttctatttttaaataatttaacggTTTTGAATTTAATAGGGGAAAGTGCACCAATGGTCTTtatgatacattatatataattcaattaaGATATTGTGTGGTTGAAGAGTACCCGGCCAGGGTACAGACCTGGGACCAATTCCCGGCTGGTGCAATACTCTGTAATTATTCAAGCTCAATGCGAAGGAATGGAAGAATGCACCCTTCATGTATATTGTTGATCACGATCACGatcattattcttaatttatacTTGTAATATTTATCATTCAGAATAATGATTAAGCAAAGGTAAGTACAAGAAAATAACATATCATTGGTTTTCCCCGGAAAATGATACAGGGGTTGAGGGAGTCTTGAAACCTGATTACTCTGAGACACATTTGTCACTAACGCCATTGGAGGTGTACTTGATGAAGTCCTCGTGAGCTTGCAAAACCAAGTGATGATCTTCCCATTCGTCGCGGAAAGCCTTGGATCGAGCAAGTTTGTTCCTGCCATGAGCATGATACATCTGCACCCTCCATTCTTCATTTCCAGGACATCCACACTGCGCCGCAAGCCAACTATTGTACTCGAACTGCAAATGACATCCAAAAGGTTTTCTAACCCTAACCAGACTAATGTAAATAAATCAAACTAGAGGCACTAAATTTGATTTCCATCATTCCACAAAAAATCACCCACCATTatgtttttttgcttttcttttttcttttggggaggGGGGAAGGATGAGGGTGTAAGTTAACCATCGAGATCAAAGGGGACAAGATGATGTCTTGCACCATAAGAGCTTGGGATATCATTTTACAACACTTTAATTGGAAATGTGccaccataaaaataaaatcaaaatcaatccatgaTGTGCGCTCCAGACTAGGGTGAATTTACCTGACTAATACCCATACAATGAGTGTATCGCTTAGGCGTACCAGCAGCTTCAAGTGACGAGTATAAAGTTTCAACATCTTCCATCATCTCCTCCTGTGATGGAAGCATCAATTGATTTGACAAAACACCAGCTATCCACTTGCTTTGTAATTCAAACATGGGGAATGGAATAACCTGTCACCAACCCAATGCAAAAGATTTACTTCCACCATTAACTAAGACCAAATTAAAGATCCAACTAAATAATAAGGATGAACCTTCCATGTTAATCCAACAAAGGAAAGCCACGGGGCCAGGGCTGGTGGGAAAACGTGCTTGTACAGTGGCCCCACACGGTTGTCATCCACAGTCACAACGCCATTTGTctcaagaaaaggaaaatcataCTTGTACCTTAAAAAGACAAACATCCTCTACTGATCATTCAAGGTTACATTTTTGGTTTACTCAcagattttatgaaatgaaagtttGTGTAAAGAGGATTCTGGTACTAAATCAAAGCTAATGCCAAGTTGATGGAGCATGCAGTATACCCTGTGCAGTGTAGAATGACATCAGCAAGGACAAAACTGCCATCTTGGAAATATACAGTACCATCTCCACTGACACTTCCTATCTGCATCAAAGTTCATTAAGGTTAGCACTTTAACCAGCCTTCCCTGTAATCACACTCAGATTACTTGTCCGACTTCCCATAATAATCAGCCAATTCCCAACATGGATCAAGATGTTTACCATAGGATGAAGCCACATGTTATCATAGCCAGGCTGTTTTCCAAATGTTTCATCCCCAACTGTTCTCGCTGCAATGTGGACTTCTTTGGCAACACCAGCTATGTCCTGTGAAATATCAACAGCACTTGCTGAACTCCCAATCAAAACTACAACCTGTCAATAGCAGGAAATGGATAAGCTAAGCCGATCACTGGTGGAAGGGATTGCAACTGAAAGGACGTTATGGGCAGTAAGTTGTTCATTCTAATTGCTAAGTATTATTTATAAGATGATGTCGGTGCTCAACTCATtccaaaagaaaggaaaggaaaaacagTCTCCAATAATAATCAATATTTGGCTTGTTACAACTGTGCACACAGAGTATTTATTCAAGGCATATTTACCTACCGAGACATATTCAGTGCAATTTTACACTAttgaaacaaagaaacaacctTAGGTAGCTGCATTTGTATAGCCAAACATAACCATGCCATCAAACTCCACAAATAAGAACTATATACGTGGTCATAGATCATAATCTGGTGTTATAAGAGATGGCATTGATCAGTAATCCTCAATTCAAGCAAGCTATTGTGAGTGCCTTATTTTGAGATGCCATCCAACATGGGTGACATTATACGGAACTTGTGATAGTTTTGTTTTTCCTAAGCTAGTGATTTTTAGCTCGTTGGTGAAAAGAAACCACCCTCCACCCCTAAAAAAAACATGACAATGAGCTTTGCTTGTATGAGAAATGACTTGTATAAGCTCCGAATGGACAAGCCTTACacaagcctttgtaaaaaagtggaccaCACcttgaaaaagtgtaaaaaaaatcattctttttttagtgggactcatttttttacaaagggcCTATGCGGGACTTGTAATGAAAAAGTCTACTTACGTATGCATTACTCTACTTACGGATTCATCTCATGTCCTCTAAATTATCCATACATGTCCACAGAAATGGCAAAACCGAGGAACCTAGGCTTAAAATGAAAAAGTACGGTGGTGCTGGCAATCAGCCAAAGAATTATCAATGGTCAATTATATGAGATTCACCCGAACACATCTGAATATTCTCTATGCATCAAGCAATGCCTTTTACAAACCACCatgcatgacatatttaaaTGGAGACAAGTGGTATCAGAACCAGAAATGCAAATAGTATTACCATAACACGCATCACGCACACACTCACACAAAAGCGCAAGCGCAAAGGACAAAGAAGATAGAAACCTGGCACATACTTGATCTCGAAAAGGCTCAGGAACACGATAATTGTGGCTATGCATTTGCTTCCCCGGCCATTCATTCATACCTGGaagtacaataataaatatcaaCAAGGACCAAGAGTAAGCCTCATAAGGCTTTGGTTAAGCGCCAGCCTACccttaataaaatttctaactGTTTTCCAGTAGAAATGATCCTCCTTATATCTTTTATTATGTTTGCTtagatttcaaattcatttcaactcatcctatttaatcattataatttttttaaattttaatataaaatataataaataatttaatttttgttaattttaaaataataataatataaaaaataatattttaataatattatatttaattcttaaacttttatctcaatacACTCAACACAGAATATTCAAATGCAAACTTAAAGTTTAGGCCCAAACTTGTATGCAAAGCCATACCCGGAATCCAGGCGATCCGAGGTTCGGTATGGTGCCCATTACATACAACAACGGCGTCAAAAATCTCATCAAAACCAGCTTCATCTTCGTCTCTCTTTCTAGATTTTACATTCCATTTCGAGCCCTCCATTAATCTCACGCGCACGACCTCTGTCTCGAACCGCACCAATTCACAGATCCGAAACTCGCGCGCGAAATCTTTGAGATACATGAGGACCTCTCGGTGACCCGGGAACCGTCTCGGGTCTCGGTCCGGGTCGTCTCTGTAGAAGAACGGGTAGTCGCTGAAGCCCATGGCCTCGCGGGGGAGGTTGGTGCGGAGGGAGCCGTATAGGCTGCTGTGGACCTTAGTCCGAGTCGGGTCGAGTCCGAGACAGTCGGACTCGACCATCGCAGTATACACCCAGGTGCCGCCGACCTGGTCACCGCGCTCGAAGACGACGACGCTGTGTCCCTTGCGCCGGAGCTCTCGAGCCGTCACGAGTCCGGCGGCTCCGGCTCCGATCACGGCCACGTGGCGGGATATGACCGAATTGGACACGGGTGAGATGGACAGGCGTTGGATTGTTATTGCTGTAGATTCTGCCGGGATTGGCATTATAGTACGACAGAAGACGAGGTCGCAAATATTAGTTTGCTCGTACTTCACTTGCCCAGGGCGGGGAACGCGGCGATTGTGATGAGTACTATGCGATGGTGATGAGTACCATGCCTCAGATACGCATGCGGCCGAGCAGCCAAAGTCGCACACGACAAGGTGTTTGTAAGAGGATAAATGTTTTAGCACGAAAGATTTTAATgtgttatattaaattataagattatttttattataaatttaatttaatatattatataaatattttataagaatttatttttgtgagatttttttattattaatatttttatttttaaaattaaaaaaatacaaaaataagaaGACAATATTTTaccaatatataaaataaaaaaacattttcatataaattaatataatataatatattaaattaaaataaatataatctaaaatctaaaattttatttttatgaaatttttttatcatcgtTGCACTTCTcggaaaataaaatgataaaaattttgttatcAATCGGAGCATTGCCTGACTGATTTTCTAGGATTCAATGAACTTACcttgtttatataatataataatacaaacaAGCTTATAAAAGAGtatacgtgtgtgtatatatatatatatatatatatatatatatattttaatagaaaatagatttcatttcatttaataaaatcgAAGTTACAGCTGCGACGGATAAGCCTAGATTATAAGTCAAACTATTTATCTATTTGGGGCTTccccgcacacaaattttttttttacaaacattgtcttaacttctataagcTCTTTAATAACAAAACTTTATgagatatgaaattttgtaaaagttgagatttCAATCCTGGTTTGTCTAAGAATATAACACTTTGTAAAAACAAGATAACCAACCTCATCCTCCAAAGTAGGAGATGGAAAACCACCTCCATCCTCCAAAGGAGGAGCGGGAAAACCATCCCCTATCCTCCAAAGGAGAAGAAGGTTCTCCTACTATGGACAATAAGTTCAATatcctatttctttttatttttacataacaCAAGTAACATAACAGAAAAACataggaaaaattgaaaaaacaaaaatacaacaaaacataaaacttgaaatacatTGAAAACCGAAAAAAACACTGATCAAAGATGACGTAATGGCACGTGAAGGACACGTGCCATGCTCGGAGTGTGTTGGACCGTTGATCCTGAAGCTATCAAGATCGCTGACTCCAAAAATGCCGCGCGTGATAGTAGCAAAGCCTTGTGTGGCAGCATGTGGAGGCTACGCGCACACATAGATCAAAGCATGTGGATCACATATCACTCCTTTTGGTGAAACCTTCGGCAATTTCAAAGATCGGCGGCTTAGAAACCTTGCGGTGGGGCGCGTAGTGGTCGCTAACCATTGAAAAACATCAAACACCGCTTCTCTATGCTTTGActggaaaatataaaaacaaaatcagaacacCAACTGAAAAATTAAACATTTGGATAAAACTACATCTGTGAAgagggaggaagggagggaAGAGCCAAAACTCCCACTCCCTTTTAAGATGGTTTTCGGTTTGGATTTCTAAAGAGAATGTAGAGTTTCTCTCTAGAAATATTTAGGGCTCAAAAGGGTATATTTATTACTATGCTATAATGTTTGGCAATCAcggtatattattttattataaagtaacttctttctttatatttctctttttagatTAAGTATTTATCTTCTTGTTACATAATTAAATCTTGCCAATGAACATTAATAtaacaacaaatatatataaatgtaatcattttataatttttaaacaattttaaattagttcttattattttaaatcgTGATTCGACTTTTTGGCACAGTGGGCTTCATTGGGTAGAGATGGTACTTCGCTATGGTGGCCCAAGGTTGGTTTGTTTGTAGAGGCGGCCATGTCAAGCGCCAGTCGTCTATGCCTCAACGGcattataattagaaatatCAGGGAATTAAAATTAACTTATTCTACTCAacatctttatattatataatataaaaatttttaaaaaaaattaaaaataatgtgtaATATATGGTGTGAGaatgataattttttctaaatttataaatcagCTTCATGTcggattaaaattttttttaataaaacaaatctCACCCATCATTATATAATCGTATtaatttatgcattttatttttgtaaaactgcTTTATAAATAGAACATTCCTcttataaaatgataacaagaatgatatataaaattataaaatcattgGAGAAAGTAATTATGGTactaattttgaaaagtaaaaattatatcatatatatttggaaaatttaaaattcatgcATCCCATTTTATCATCATCCCATTTTATCATCGTTTTGCATCATAAATTATCAACATTGGTAATTTATGATTTGCAGTCTCAGTTGAGATATGACTTTTAAGATTATGGACATGCTTAATGTTAACGTCGTGCTTTGCGCGGCTTTAGGCCAGGTTATGACAATTCGGGTCTTCTAAAATGAGCCTGAAAATTCAAAGGGAAGTGCAACTTGAAGAGGGCATCTTGGGGCCAGATAACCTCTGATGTCAAAGTcagtaaatattattataagtttgtaaataagtaaaagggtttagggatcagagagaaGTTTTTCGTACCTAGAGTTGGCTATTTATACCATGGTGTGGGGGTGGGTGCAAATAGTCTTTGTCTTTATGAAGTCTGTGCCTTCCTTTATATTTCTATTGTCAGATATTCTTTAATACGGTGTGACTCTGCGTCGGCTCCATAAATGTAGCGCGTAACTTAGCAGAAgtgccattaatgtggcgtggttcCCTGATTTTGCATTCGGTCGCTATGAGCCGTAGATGGTCTGATGTTGATTGGATCGACGACCTTTCGTATTTCCCTCTACGTTCTGCACACGTCTCTGGGTTCTGAACCTGACCGTAGACTATCAAGTTGATCTGTCTTGTCAACCATTTTGCGCCCTTTCCTAACAGACGTTCCTCCACTAAGCAGACTGGGGACTCTTGGGTCGGGGCTTAGAACCAATGGGCTCTAGATAGAGCGGAAAATTCCCTTACACTTAATTTTCATAAATGGTCCACAATGTAGATAAAATGAgcataaaaaacatatt includes:
- the LOC121237725 gene encoding protein RGF1 INDUCIBLE TRANSCRIPTION FACTOR 1-like, whose product is MVDVSSIPHWLEFLLREKFFYPCVIHEFAKKNEKNIFCLDCCTSICPHCMLSHSSHRLLQIRRYVYNSVIRLSDAQQLMDCSLVQSYTTNSAKVVFLNQRPILSRPFRGSGKFCITCDRRLQDPYIFCSVSCKVHHQQVVNNGEDCHELVQIALPEYRARSECVSEIEEHGQMTHDSAVEEEARSTSASSSSSSGGVSAASCKTVACRELVKNKRCNLKSVNQDSDRPRCSPSKKISVASNRRKGVPRRSPWN
- the LOC121237884 gene encoding flavin-containing monooxygenase FMO GS-OX-like 4 — translated: MPIPAESTAITIQRLSISPVSNSVISRHVAVIGAGAAGLVTARELRRKGHSVVVFERGDQVGGTWVYTAMVESDCLGLDPTRTKVHSSLYGSLRTNLPREAMGFSDYPFFYRDDPDRDPRRFPGHREVLMYLKDFAREFRICELVRFETEVVRVRLMEGSKWNVKSRKRDEDEAGFDEIFDAVVVCNGHHTEPRIAWIPGMNEWPGKQMHSHNYRVPEPFRDQVVVLIGSSASAVDISQDIAGVAKEVHIAARTVGDETFGKQPGYDNMWLHPMIGSVSGDGTVYFQDGSFVLADVILHCTGYKYDFPFLETNGVVTVDDNRVGPLYKHVFPPALAPWLSFVGLTWKVIPFPMFELQSKWIAGVLSNQLMLPSQEEMMEDVETLYSSLEAAGTPKRYTHCMGISQFEYNSWLAAQCGCPGNEEWRVQMYHAHGRNKLARSKAFRDEWEDHHLVLQAHEDFIKYTSNGVSDKCVSE